Part of the Catalinimonas alkaloidigena genome is shown below.
TCACTGGGTTGAGGCTTATAGTTACGCTCCAGGTAATGCATCCTGTCGTTCAGGGAAAAAACGGAAGGGTCAATCAGAGCATTCCAGGTGCCATCCAGTGAGTAGGTGGTCCGGTCATCTACATTGGCAATGATAGGAGCAGTAGGAATATCTTCTATTTGCTGGGTAGCAAAGATATCTTGTGCTTTGAGCGGGTGTACGCCTGAGAAGATAAAGACTAGCAACAGGCTTGCGTAGTAATACGATACTTTTTTCATAATTATAGGGTATTCGTTTTAACACTACAATTATGCTTATACTTACAAGCTTAATCGTCCCAACGGTATGATTGAGGCCTATTCAGAGGTGCCAACAGTATCGTTAGGCCTTTTTACCTGCTGACGAATTTCGTTTTCACTATTTTTGTCAGCGATTCAAAGTCTGCTGGTACTGGGAAGGCGTTTGTCCGGTGGTTTCCTTAAAAATTCGGTTGAATGAAGATTTTGAATTGAAGCCCGCTTCGTAGGCTAGACCTAATAATGTGAAATTTTTTGATTTGGGGTCTTGTAGCAAATTCTTAAACTCCCGTACGCGGTACTCATTGATAAGCTGATAAAAGTTCTTGCCTAAAGCCTCGTTGATGGTTTGCGAAAGATTCTGCTGGGAGATGTTCACATCTCTGATCATACTTTGTAAGCTGTACTCAGGATTGGTATAGGGCTTTTCTTTTTCCAGATATTCAGTGATACTTTGCGCGTATCGCTGCATCACCGCTTTGCTGAGACCGGAGCGATAATACTTTTCGTTGAGCAAATCATCTGCTTCAGATTCTGCAGATCGCAGTTCGGGCGCATAGATGACAGGCTGCATCAGGCCAAATACCAGCAATGTATAGCTTAGCATGGCCATGTTAAACTGATGTAGCCAAAAACTCATATTGGCGATAGAAGTGAAATAAGGGAGCAGGAAAGGAGCAGCAAGGAAAAGCACATGGCTAAGTAAGGCAATCAGCATGATAGAGGACACCCAGCTTAGGGTACGCTTTCCTGAACGCGTAGAAAAAAAGTTAAGAATATTTTTGTTATGCCTGAAAAGTAGCACCAGGGTAGCCACCCAGTACGCTAAGAAAGAAGCCCCAAAGAGAAGTACTGCGATCAGATGGTAGGCGCTAAAAGCGCTGTCGGCATATTGCTTGGGGCTCATGGACTCGGGTAGGTAAATCACCCTGAGAATGCTTACCAGCACAAAGGGTATCAGGTGGACTAAGTCTACCCATTGGAACTGAGAATGAATGTAGATGAGGCTACGGACATAGAAGTAAAAAACCGGACCGCTTAGCATGAAGAAAGGCACGAAGCCTACCTTGGTATAAGTGGTAAGCCCTTCAGGAAGCAATAGTCCCAGAAAGAACAAGGAGAAAATCAGGAACCAGAATGACAATACAAAATTGGAAGAATGCCTGGGCTTTCTCAGTAAAAAAACTATTGCGCTAAATATAGATTGTAGCAGTCCGATGAATAACATAGGGCAAAAGCTTCATTCAGTAAGGTAGTTAATTCTCCCCACATACGAGATAATGCAGTTTATCTTTTCCTTATGCTAAAAAGAAGGACGAACTTCAACAAACAAAAAAACTGTATATTCAGTAATTATGCCTTCTTTTCAGTAGGTTCATGACAAAAAACTTTCGTTCTATTGGAGCTAAAACGAGAAATCAGAAGGTGGGACCTGGTACTGCTGCTGATCAATAACATCATAGGTGCGGGCATATTTGGACTACCCTCCAAAATATTTGCTTTGTCAGGTATCTACAGTGTGCTCGCGCTCTTTGTATGTGGGTTTATCATCTTCGTTTTGGTGCTCTGTTTTGCTGAAGTCGCCAGCCGATTTGATAAGACCGGAGGGCCTTACCTCTACACGCTTAATGCATTTGGCAAGTGGCCAGCCTTTATCATTGGCTGGTTGATTCTGATCACCCGTCTGGCTACCTATGCCGCACTGCTCAATCTGCTGGTCACTTACCTAAGCTATTTTTATCCGCTCTTTACAGAAAGTAATACATACAGGTTTGGTATTATTATCCTGGCGACCGCACTGCTCACCCTGGTCAATTACCTGGGGGTGAAGAATTCAACGCAACTGAATAACACTTTAGGAGTCATCAAACTGGTCCCCCTCGCCATTTTTATAGGGACAGGTTTGTTCTTTATTGATCCGGCGATGGTTATCGCTGAGCAGCCTTTGCCCAGCCTTTCCGATTTTTCATCTTCGATTTTTGTTCTGGTCTTTGCCTTTACCGGTTTTGAAGCTACGCTGGTAAATACGGGAGAGGTAAGAAAGCCTGAAAAAAGTATTCCCTTTGCCCTGATCACCGCCATTACTTTCATAGCGATCTTCTATGGTCTGATACAAATTGTAAGCATTGGTACGCTGCCCGGGCTGGCTGCTTCTGATAAGCCCCTTACCGATGCGGCACAGATATTTATGGGGCCGGCAGGGGCTGTCTTTATCAGCATAGGTGCAATCATCTCCATTAGCGGTACCTTAAATGCGGTAATGCTGGTAGGCTCTCGGGTGCCTTATGCTTTAAGCGTAGAGCGCCAGTTTCCTAAGTTTTTTGCACACCTACATCCTAAGTTTCGTACCCCTACTTTTTCTCTGCTGGTATTCTCATTGGTCTCACTTTTTGCTTCCCTGAGTGGCTCATTTATCTATGCCGTTTCTATCAGTGTGATCAGCAAAATCCTGATCCTGCTGGCAGTCTGTGCAGCATTAATCCGGCTAAGGTTGAGAGAGAAGGGGGCTACCACATTTTACCAACTACCATTTGGTTATTTCTTTGCTAGTGTCGGTATCCTTGCCTGTATCTGGTTGCTGGCCAGCGCCAATTTAGAAGAGTTCAGAGATGTACTTATCACCACGCTTGTCGGAATAGTATTGTATGGTATGTATCGTTTTGCTGCAGGCAGAAGAAAAAAAGTTTAAGCTCCGCAAAACCTACTGACATAGGGCTGTCACTACCCCTGCTTTTCTTTGTGTATAACAATTTCAAACATACCAAACACACAAACGCATGGAAAACAGCAGCATTCAACAAAAGGAAACCGCATCAAATGTAGTCATCACCCCCGAAGCTTTGCTGGAGCAGTGGCAGGGGCATCGTCGCCTTACCCGTAGGGTGATTGAGGCTTTTCCTGAAAAAGAACTTTTCAACTTTTCAGTAGGGGGTATGCGCCCATTTGCGGCATTGGCTATGGAAATGATTGGCATAGCTGGTCCCGGCATGCGAGGAATCGTAAGTCGTAAATGGGAAAATATAGATGTTCTGATGGAAGAAGCCGAAAAAAATGCCCCTCAGACTAAAGAAGGTTTACTTCAACGCTGGGACGAGACTACTGAGGAGATCAATAGATTATGGCCACAAATTCCTGCAAACCGGTTTCAGGAAGTGGATAAAGCTTTCGGGCAGTACGAAGGGCCCATCTACTGGAACTTCTTTTACTTTGTTGACAATGAAATTCACCATCGGGGACAGGGCTATGTATACCTGCGTGCCCTGGGCATTACCCCTCCCTTTTTCTGGGAGCGTTAGTATGTATTTATTTTATCTCAAACTCCTCTGCTCAAGAGGAGTTTTTTTATGTAGGTCGCGCTCTGATAGTAATTTTTAAAAAGGTTTGCCAAACTATTTTGTCAAGGGATATCAACATTATCCGCTACTATAGGTTATGAGTTTACTGAGAGAATAAAGGAATCTATTATTAATTTTTTAAACTTTTAATGTTATGAATGCAGGGAAATCACTACTGGCAGGTGTAGCGGGGGCCACTTTTTTAAATGTTTTACATGAAAGCGTACGCAGGATAGTCCCTACTGCTCCAAGGGTAGATTTATTGGGGAGAGAAGTTGTAAGACGCGTTTTTCATAAGCAGGGAAAAAAAGCACCCAAAGGAAATAAAGAATATGCCATCACGCTGGCAGCTGATGTGCTTTCCAATGCAATCTTTTATAGCCTGGTGGGCTGGGGAAAAGGTCGCTCCGCCTGGATCAGAGGGCTAGTGTTAGGACTGAGTGCCGGCTTGGGAGCGGTTAAAGCTCCTGATTATATGAAGTTATCTAAAAAAGCAGTCAAGCGACATCAATCTACCAAACTGATGACAGTGGCCTGGTATCTGCTAGGTGGTATTGTTGCAGGTGCTGTAGCTCAAATCATCAGTAAGCGTGACTAGAGTTTTGTAGCATAATACTATCATCTTCTGCTTCAGATGCTGCTGCGCTTGAAGTAGAATACATTGCCATCGCTGGTCCTAAATATTTATGTATAAAGCTACTCAACAAACCCAAAGCACCTCCCATCACCACCTCAATGCTTATTCGCAGACTGTATGATTTCAGGGGTGCTCCCGTGATAGCCCTGAGCGTCCTTGCGCTCTTTGTGCTGGAGAGAAAGTTTCCTTTGAGAAAAAGAAAGATGCCTCAGGTTCCCCGCCTGCTGACCAATGTCCAACTGGTTTCTCTTGCTTCCCTCAGCCTCCGGCTGGCTTTAGTACTGGCCGTTGTACATGCAGCCAGATTCTCCCAAAAGAAGAATTTTGGTTTACTCAGTTGGCTTCCCCTCCCTCCTGTATTGTCTAATGTACTCAGCTTTATGCTGCTGGATTATAGCAACTATGGCTGGCATTGGCTGAACCATCGTTCCCGCTTTATGTGGCGTTTCCATCAGGTACACACCATGCCGATCTGGATATGGATGTATTTACCGGACTGCGTTTCCACATAGGAGAGATGCTGATTTCAGTCTTTTACAGAGTTACCTGTGCAGCATTGATCGGGCTGAGCAGAGTAATTGTCACGCCTCGCATGCATGGTACATATCACTCCATCGTCAGGCAGGAAACCGACAATAATTACTGCATTGTCCTGACCTTCTGGAATCAATTGCACCGCACTTTTAGGATAGATATACCGCAGGAGGCCATTAATATCGGTGTGCCTTATGTGAGAAAGCATCTGGAGGCAGGCGAACTGATGAAGATGCCCTGGGAAAAAGCCGGTAAGTGGGAACTTTCCGAGGGTACCGTACCGCAAAAAGTTCCAGTAAGTCTCCCCACAGATGATATAAAGGATCTGTGATTAATGTGTTAAAGCCAGATAAACTTTAATCCATCAGGGTTTATGTTTCACCAAGCCTCTGCTTCTAGCGCTTACGCAGATAAATATCGCTGCTAATAGTTTCCAGTGCCAGCCTTCTCCCCCCATCTCCGATTTGTCCTTTGAGGGTATAGCCTACAGTCTGAGGCATATCTTTTTTATTCAGGATATCAAAGTCAAGGTCAGTATACAACTCGCCGGTAATAGACTTAAGGGCCAGCTCTGCTTCCTGCCTCTCCTGCCAGTTAAAATCTATGAAGCCGCTGATAGACTTGATCTCGGTATCTCCTTCCAGGCCTTTGGCTTCAATATCAGCGCTGATGGTCTTCAACTGAAGTATCGCAGCACGGGGTACGTTGATCACATAATGAATGTATGCGCAGACGACCACCTGCTCTTTGTCATTATAACTAACATAGCTTGCCTTACCTTCACCACAGTCTATTGCTTTTCCGCCCTTCAGTATATCCTCATCCAGATCAGCGGTAAACGTAAGCGCTTCGCCTTCCTGCACCTCCAGTTGGTAAGCCTCATTCAGGCGGTTGCTGTTGATATCAATCGTGGCAGTAAGGCTTACTTCATTTTTGTCCCAGCCGTGGAGGACAATGGATTTGCCAATAGGTAGGTCAAACACAATTTTCTGCCCGGGGCTATATTCCAGCCTACGTTCCACTATTTTCTGAGCATATAGTGAATGGCCAGCAGTCAGTAAGCAGACAGCCATTAGCAGGCTTCTCTTGAATGTGTGGTAATGCATAACTATTGGGCTTTTCGGATGTAAATATTGCTGCTGATGGTTTCTATGCCCAGCTCGGCGCCTCCACCATTGGTACTGGCTTCAATGGTATGCCCGCCTCCCAGTCTGCGCATATTATTTCCTTCACTGTCCTGTTTGAAGTCCATATCAAAATCCGTATATATTTCTCCGCTGATAGACTTCAGCTTGAAATTAGCCGGGCTGTTGGCGGGCAATGAAATTTCTACGTCGCTGCTTATCGCTGAAATTTTACTGGCCATCGCCTGGTTTAAGGTGTTAAAAACAACTTCAATATTTCCGCTGGTACTTTTGGCGATCACCGGCCCATCCACATTGAGCAGACGTACGTCGGCAGAATTACTCTTGATCTCCACTTCGTTCTTCATATTCTCCACCTCTATATCCTGTCCGTTCCAGTTTTGCTGCGAGATGCTAAGCTTTGCGTTCTGAGGGATTTGGATGATGTACTCTCCATCCTGGTTGGAAGCTTCTCTGATGAGTAATGTGCCTCCTTCTTCGGTGACCGATAATCCGGTACTGGTATTGTCCACAGCACTGTTGTAGAGCGGCCGCAGGCCTTTGGCTCTTTCCGGCGGAGCTTCGTAGTCCATGGCAGAGATTTTCACGTCATTACCCTCGTAGCCTTCTACCTTGATATCGCTGCGGTTCAGGAGGATTTTTACCGGCTGGTTAGCTTTCAGTGCCTGGGTAAACTCCTGGGCATAGCCAAAACTGATAATGGTACAAAGCAGGAGGCTCAGTAAAAACTGTTTTTTCATCATTTTCATAATTATTTTTGATAAGAGTTAATGTATTTAGCGCTGGTATGTATTATGAAGACGAGGCAGGAAGAGAAGCATTACAACCCCTCTGAAAAAATAGGAAGGATCGCTGTGGTTTGTCCAACTATTAGCAGTAGAAAAATGTCACTTAAGAGAGCGGAGCTTCTTAAATAGCATTAACTTTATTTCAACGGAACCAATCTTAAGCATACTATGGACAGACAACTCATTCTCTACATCGCCATGAGCCTGGACGGCTATATCGCTAAGGACGATGACAATATTGACTTTCTTTTCATAGTAGAATGGCCGGGCGAAGATTATGGCTATGCAGCCTTTCAGCAGCAAGTAGATACGCTGATCTGGGGAAGAAAGACGTATGACAAAATGTTATCCTTCGGTATTGAGTTTCCGCATAAAGACAAAAGATGCATTGTATTGTCCAGAACAAAAAAGGGCAGCGATGAAAATGTAGAATTTTTCAGTGGCGATTTGAAAGCTCTGATTACCGAACTCAAGCAGGAGGAGGGAAAAAATATTTATTGTGATGGAGGAGGGGAACTTGTATATGCCTTACTGAAAGATGCATTGATTGACAAAATGATCATTTCCATCATTCCTCACCTGCTAGGCAGTGGAGTAAGGCTTTTTAAAGATGGTAGGCCCGAACAGCATTTAAAATTCACCCATAGCGCTACCTATCCTTCAGGCCTGGTACAGCTCTGGTATGAAAAACATGATAAGCAAGATGAGGCTTCTGCTGCTCCAAAACAAGAGCGTGCGTAGACTTTTGGAGTTGATCACTTGGCTGAAAATATTTAACAGATGCTTGTACCCTAATGCGGTAAAAATATTGTAGCTTCAGATGGGTGGTAGGTTTATTCTTACTACCTGTAAACGATGAAAAGAAAACAATTCCTCAGCATGCTTGCTGCCGCTCCCTGGCTGGCGAGCAGAAAAATGAAGCCCTTGCCTAACAGAGAAAGTAAGGGTTTTGTAGTGAAAGCAGGTGTAGGTCGTATTCACGGGCATATACAACTGAAAGGGGTTAACGGCAATATTCTGGATGTAAAAATTTCTGGGAAGGATACGGACGGAGACATGGCTATCTTTGAACAAACGAGTATATCACCTAAAAGAGGAACGCCCTTACACATACATCCTTTTCAGGATGAGGTTTTTTATGTGGTGGAAGGAGCGTATTATTTTCAGGTAGGAGATGATAAGTATCACCTTTCAAAAGGGGATAGCATTTTCCTCCCCAGAAATGTACCTCATGCCTGGACGCAAATGAGTGAAAGAGGAAAAATGACAGTGATTTTTCAACCGGCAGGAAAAATGGAAAGTTTTTTTGTGACGATGGCTTCTCTGGAAAAAGAGCCTACCCCTGAAGAAATCGCAGCAATATTTGCAGCAAATGAAATGGAAGTTGTCGGTCCAACGCTGAAGATAGATTAGAGAAAAAATAACCCGTCAGTTGTTAAACTAACGGGGTAAAGCGGTTCATCTTAGAAAACGGTTATTTGATATATCTGAAGTCATGCTTGTCTTTGAGCTGTAGCAAAAATTCATACATCAGTTGTATCACATTTTCTACGTCATCCTGATGGGCCATCTCCACCGTAGTGTGCATGTACTTCAGCGGCAGGGAAATCAGTGCGGAAGCTACTCCCTCGTTAGAGTAGGCGAATGCATCGGTATCGGTGCCCGTAGCCCGTGAAGCAGAGGCCCGCTGAAAAGGGATCTTTTGCTTTTCGGCTACATCAATAATCATGTTCAGCAGATTATTCTGCACTGCCGGTCCGTAAGTGAGTACCGGCCCCTCACCTGCCTTCAGGTCTCCGCTTACAATCTTATCATACATAGGCGAAGCGGTATGGTGACATACATCCGTGATAATGGCGGCGTCCGGCTTGATCCGCTGGGCAATCATCTGAGCGCCTTTCAGCCCCACTTCTTCCTGAACAGCATTGACCACATACAGGCCAAATGGTAATTTCTTCTTCTTCTTTTTGAGCTGCTTGGCTACCTGGGCGATCATAAAACCTCCAATACGGTTGTCCAAAGCCCTACCCACGTAATAGCGATCGTTCAGTTCCATGAACTCATCTTCAAAAGTGATGACCGTGCCTACATGAATTCCTTTTTCCAGCACCTCATCCTTTGAATTGCAGCCACAGTCAATGAAGATATTTTTCATGCTGGGGGCTTCTTCCTTGTTTCTGTCGCGCACGTGAATAGCCGGCCAGCCAAATACACCTTTCACAATGCCTTTTTTGGTGTGGATATTCACTCTTTTGGAAGGGGCGATCTGGTGATCAGAACCTCCATTGCGACTGACGTAAATATTACCTTCATCCGTGATATAATTGACAAACCAACTGATCTCATCGGCATGTGCCTCAATGACTACCTTATACTTTGCTTTGGGATTAATGACCCCTACGGCGGTGCCATACACATCGGTGAAATAGCTATCCATGTAGGGCTTCATATAATCCAGCCAGAGTTGCTGGCCGGAAGACTCAAAACCGGTGGGAGAAGCATTATTCAAGTACTTTACTAAAAAATCTTTACTGTCTTTATCCATGATATGGGTTTAATTTTTAATGGGTTCTGTTTAGCTATCCATAACAGCAATCGGCTGAGCATGTTTAGCTGAGCAAAGCTACAAAACACGTAAGGAAAAGAATAACCGGTAAATGCGATTTAAGTAGGCATCAATAAAGCGCTGGTCTCAAAAAGACTTGTTTTCACCTTCAGAAACATGATAAAGCATCAGCGGACTGGGAGGTGGTAAGGCTCCTTCGCGAGGACGGTCACGGTTACGGGTTAAAGTCTCCCAGCGGAGCGTGTAAGTATCTCCATCATCGGTTTGGTCAGTAAGCAGGTTGACTTCCATCCCCGAAAAAGCAGAGCGTACTTCTTCCAGATCTTCAGGATAGCCTTTGTCTACCGGCAGTTCTTTTACTGTAGCGAGGCTTTCTTCATCCAGCATGAATTTCTGTAGCCCTAAAGTGTCTATCCAGTACTGCTGGGTAAGCTGTCCTTGTTCTACGACAACAGGAAAAATACCCAGCCTTTTGCCGAGAGAACCTCTCCCCCCAAAATCCCAGCGGAAGTCCCAGTCGGTAGCCTGATAGATTTTCCAGTCTTCCTCTTCTCGTCTTGCATTATAAACCTGTGTGTTGCCTTCAGGCCCAAATTTATGATAGGTGACTACCAACTGGTCGTTCTGGTCAAAGCCAATCTTGGTATTGCCGTTGATCATGCCTTGCTCAACTGGTACCGGATCAATGATTTCGCAGTTTTCCAGGGTAATGGGTAGAGGCTGAGGTGTACCATCACTTTGCTCCCAATGGACCAGGTCTTTGCTCCTGGCATAGGAGATGTCATGATTGGTTTCGGCATCGGGCGTCTCCCGCCATACCCAGATCAGGTGATAGTAATCATCCGGGCCGGGTACAGGACCGTGCAGGTAGGCATTCCTTTCCCCTTTTCCGTCCATGAGGGGTTCATCTAGCAGGCGGCTCCATGCTTGCGTCTCAGGGTTGTAGCGGTTGTAAATTTGATTGCCATTGCCACTCCCGCCATCCCGGTAGGTAAAGATAAGGTCGCCATCGGGTGAAGAGAAGAATTTGGGATAAGTAGCCCGGCTTTCCAGATTTCCAATGAGTTGTTCCTTGCGTTCAAGACTATTTACATCATAGGTCTCAGTGGCCTGGAAATAGACCAGGCTATCCACATGCATATTACCGGATACATGCAAGTGCCCTTTGCTGTCCAGCTCCATGGAGATGTAATTGTGTGAATCCCAACCTATGGTTTCGGGTAGCTTTTTCTTCTTCCAGTTCTTTTCTCCCAGTTTGCGTTGTGCTATCGTCATCACCCGATTGCTATCATAATAGGCTGCAAACTGATGCGGTGGATCGGTGAGCAGGGCGAAGCCTACCGGATGTCCTGACCATACATCATCAATGTATAGTGAGTCAATCTGCTTTGTTGCTGGAGCCGTGTCTGCGGTAGTGCTAGGTGTGTTGCAGGATAGCAGCATAAACGTGCATCCATAAGATAAAGCCAGGAAAGCCAGTTTTCTAGAAAAAAGCATAGTGTTTAAATCTGATTTTTGGAATAGGTGGTTGAGTATTTTTAATTCATAGGGTCACAAAATATCAAAAAAATAGGGTATGATACATCATCATACCCTAAAGACTTTATGCCTCATTTTTACGCTAACATTCCGTGCGGATCAATGACGAACTTGGTCGCGGCTCCTTTATCAAAGTCCTGGTAACCTTTTGGTGCGTCATCCAGGGTAATGGTCTGTACATTGACCGCTTTCGCGATCTGTACCTTATCGTAGAGGATAGCCTGCATCAACTGTCGGTGGTAACGCATTACAGGGCACTGACCGGTATGGAAAGTGTGGGATTTTGCCCAGCCCAGCCCAATTCTGATATTTAGATTACCTTCCTTGGCTGCTTCTGTGGCAGCTCCGGGATCACCAGTGACGTACAAACCGGGGATACCAATAGCCCCTCCCGCACGGGTTACCTGCATGGCAGCATTGAGTACAGTAGCCGGCTGTTCCTCATGTGCATGGTGGCCGTGCCCTTTAGCTTCAAAGCCTACACAATCTACCGCTGAGTCTACCTCGTTGACACCTAGAATCTGGGCAATCTGGTCTTCCAGTGTGGCTTCTTTTCTCAGGTCAATCGTTTCACAACCGAAGCTTTTCGCCTGCGCTAACCGCTCAGGAATCATATCTCCTACAATCACTACCGCTGCGCCAAGGAGGTGGCATGAGGCAGCACAGGCCAGCCCTACGGGTCCGGCTCCTGCTACATAGACGGTAGACCCTGGCCCTACCCCGGCGGTTACGGCACCATGATAACCGGTAGGGAATATATCTGATAAGAGCGTGAGGTCACGTATCTTTTCCATCGCCTGCTCCTTGTCAGGAAACCTGAGAAGGTTAAAGTCTGCATAAGGGACCATCACATATTCTGCCTGACCACCTACCCAGCCTCCCATGTCTACATAGCCGTAGGCGGCACCTGGCCTTGCAGGGTTGACATTCAGGCAAATACCCGTTTTCCCTTCTTTACAGTTTCTGCAACGGCCACAGGCAATGTTAAAGGGAACAGAAACGATGTCTCCTTTCTTAAGAAACTCCACATCCCTTCCAACTTCAATGATTTCACCAGTAATCTCATGTCCGAGTACTAGTCCTGCCGGAGCCGTAGTACGTCCCCTTACCATATGCTGGTCGCTGCCGCAAATGTTAGTAGAAACGATTTTTAGAATGACTCCGTGGTCGCATTTCCGTTTGCCCAGGGCCAGTTTAGGAAAGTCAATGTTCTGAATTTCCACCTTGCCGGGCTCAATGTACGCTACTCCTCTGTTGTCTGCCATAAGTTTTTTGTTTAGGTTGTTTTAACAATTTAGTAAAATGAATGGTATAAAGAGAGTGTTTTTATAAAATTGCCAATAAAGGCAAAGAGGATATATTTATAGTAAGTTTGCATATAGTAAATTAATGAATGAATAGAAGGAGATGAAAAGTAGTGTACAGCACACCAGTATTTTGAAGGTAGGCAATGATACTCATCAGGAGGTAGACCTGCTGGCTGTGGAAGAGCCTATGGAAATCCGTCTGACCTATGGTCCTGTTGATGGAAGACAACAAAGCAGCATCTCAGTTACCATGCGTACTCCCGGCCATGATTTTGAGCTGGCACTGGGTTTTCTCTTTAGTGAGGGAATCATTCAAAGCTACGAAGACGTGATAAGCATCAGGTACTGCCGGGGGGGCGACCAATCAGAAAAGCAGGAAGCAGCAAAAGAGAATATTGTGCGGGTAGTACTTTCTCCTGATACCAGGCTTGATCTGCAACGATTGCAACGAAATTTTTATACTACTTCCAGCTGTGGTGTTTGTGGTAAAGCGTCTATTGAAGCGCTGGATACGCTTTGTAGCCCACCGCGTTCTGACAAATTTAGTGTAAACGTTAAGGCGGTTCATCAGGCGCCGGCAAAGTTGCGCGCAGCCCA
Proteins encoded:
- the fdhD gene encoding formate dehydrogenase accessory sulfurtransferase FdhD, with the protein product MKSSVQHTSILKVGNDTHQEVDLLAVEEPMEIRLTYGPVDGRQQSSISVTMRTPGHDFELALGFLFSEGIIQSYEDVISIRYCRGGDQSEKQEAAKENIVRVVLSPDTRLDLQRLQRNFYTTSSCGVCGKASIEALDTLCSPPRSDKFSVNVKAVHQAPAKLRAAQLVFNHTGGIHAAGLFDKDGKLLLWREDVGRHNALDKLLGTSLIGNKFPKDCFLLLSGRVSFELVQKALMGGIAMIAAVGAPSSLAVQLAHQYDITLIGFVRDQKFNIYSGSHRVALEEKTPTFT
- the fdhA gene encoding formaldehyde dehydrogenase, glutathione-independent, with product MADNRGVAYIEPGKVEIQNIDFPKLALGKRKCDHGVILKIVSTNICGSDQHMVRGRTTAPAGLVLGHEITGEIIEVGRDVEFLKKGDIVSVPFNIACGRCRNCKEGKTGICLNVNPARPGAAYGYVDMGGWVGGQAEYVMVPYADFNLLRFPDKEQAMEKIRDLTLLSDIFPTGYHGAVTAGVGPGSTVYVAGAGPVGLACAASCHLLGAAVVIVGDMIPERLAQAKSFGCETIDLRKEATLEDQIAQILGVNEVDSAVDCVGFEAKGHGHHAHEEQPATVLNAAMQVTRAGGAIGIPGLYVTGDPGAATEAAKEGNLNIRIGLGWAKSHTFHTGQCPVMRYHRQLMQAILYDKVQIAKAVNVQTITLDDAPKGYQDFDKGAATKFVIDPHGMLA